One window from the genome of Fulvivirga lutea encodes:
- a CDS encoding YceI family protein: MKKSISTILFILFARCLVAQDVLSSEITFTIKNARINVNGSLELEKVIMQFNPNDLNNSLIKGSVNVKTIDTGIGLRDKHLKKEDYFDVEKYPFIELTSKSFSKVGPDQFEGLFNLTIKVTTKELTIPFYIVKEESTVTYKSDFEINRLDFGVGSNSWVMGDEVKVRIELVVQ, from the coding sequence ATGAAGAAAAGTATCTCTACTATTCTATTTATTCTTTTTGCTCGCTGCCTTGTTGCGCAAGATGTCTTATCTAGCGAGATAACTTTCACGATTAAAAATGCTAGAATCAATGTAAATGGGAGTTTAGAGCTAGAAAAAGTCATAATGCAATTTAATCCTAACGATTTAAACAACAGTTTAATCAAGGGTTCCGTGAATGTAAAAACAATTGACACGGGAATTGGCTTGCGCGATAAGCACCTGAAAAAAGAAGACTATTTTGATGTAGAAAAATATCCCTTCATTGAATTGACATCGAAATCATTTAGTAAAGTTGGGCCCGATCAATTTGAAGGTCTATTTAATCTAACGATTAAAGTAACAACGAAAGAGTTAACCATTCCATTTTACATAGTAAAAGAAGAATCGACCGTTACATACAAATCGGACTTCGAAATTAACCGACTAGATTTTGGAGTTGGCAGCAACAGTTGGGTAATGGGCGATGAGGTGAAGGTAAGAATCGAATTAGTAGTTCAATAA
- a CDS encoding NAD(P)/FAD-dependent oxidoreductase yields the protein MTTTVVVGGSFAGMTAAIEIKRKGKKDHQVILIDKSPLFLFIPSLIWVPFKRREMKDISFKKENILKKKEVDFVHAEALNVDTFNQIVTTTKGDYHYDNLVIATGPKVKYDVAPGVAEHAHYIGTPNGAMKLRAALDEFKKNPGPIVIGATQNAGCMGAAYEFLFNMEKWLREQNIRKKVDLYWITPEDYLGHFGIDGMPMGETMLKGFMKMFHIHYETGVAVKEVTANSIILTNGEVIDSSLTMLMPPFVGVDFVKNSPNLPSTEVGYIPVTESYRHKELKNVWAAGIAVHVDLPFECKNIPFSAPKTGYPSDETGKIVAENIIRTAKGREDLIKKPWGKIPGLCVMDAGKKEVLILSNHLFKPRTFAIMIPNIFYDFTKVFLEKYFLWKSRRGLAWLP from the coding sequence ATGACAACCACAGTAGTAGTAGGTGGCAGTTTTGCAGGCATGACTGCCGCAATCGAAATCAAAAGGAAGGGCAAAAAAGATCATCAAGTTATCCTCATTGATAAATCACCACTCTTTTTATTCATTCCATCCTTAATTTGGGTTCCTTTTAAAAGAAGAGAAATGAAAGACATCTCTTTCAAAAAAGAAAATATCTTGAAAAAGAAAGAGGTGGATTTTGTACATGCAGAAGCTTTGAATGTGGATACATTCAATCAAATAGTTACCACAACCAAAGGCGATTATCATTACGATAATCTCGTAATAGCAACAGGCCCAAAAGTAAAATACGATGTAGCACCAGGAGTAGCTGAACATGCGCATTATATTGGAACACCTAATGGCGCTATGAAACTCAGAGCCGCTTTAGATGAGTTTAAAAAGAACCCAGGCCCGATAGTAATTGGTGCAACCCAAAATGCTGGCTGCATGGGTGCTGCTTACGAATTTCTGTTTAATATGGAAAAGTGGCTTCGAGAGCAGAACATTAGAAAGAAAGTTGACCTTTATTGGATAACCCCAGAAGACTACCTCGGTCACTTTGGTATTGACGGCATGCCTATGGGCGAAACCATGCTAAAAGGCTTTATGAAAATGTTTCACATCCATTACGAAACCGGTGTAGCTGTTAAAGAAGTAACTGCTAACTCAATAATTCTGACTAATGGTGAAGTGATTGATAGTTCCTTAACCATGTTAATGCCTCCTTTTGTAGGCGTAGATTTCGTCAAAAACTCTCCTAACCTGCCTTCTACTGAAGTGGGTTACATTCCGGTAACAGAAAGTTACAGACATAAAGAATTGAAAAACGTGTGGGCCGCTGGTATTGCTGTTCATGTGGATTTACCATTTGAATGCAAAAACATACCTTTTTCTGCACCAAAAACGGGTTACCCATCAGATGAGACAGGAAAAATTGTAGCGGAAAACATTATTAGAACGGCTAAAGGACGGGAAGACCTAATCAAAAAGCCTTGGGGCAAAATACCCGGACTATGCGTAATGGATGCTGGTAAAAAAGAAGTCTTAATTTTATCTAACCACCTGTTCAAACCAAGAACATTTGCGATTATGATACCAAACATCTTTTATGACTTCACTAAAGTGTTTCTTGAAAAATACTTTTTATGGAAGTCTAGAAGAGGTTTGGCCTGGTTACCATAA
- a CDS encoding BspA family leucine-rich repeat surface protein: MNKFTHTLFMLLVTYGLAQSQAFVTTWKTDNPGSSNDNQITIPTTGTGYNYTVNWGDGSSDAGVTGNITHTYTSPGIYTLSISGDFPRIYFNDSGDKDKILTIEQWGAIEWTSMMNAFFGCSNVTSNASDAPNLTNVSTIQGMFSKASSFNGDLNNWDVSNVSIMYATFFRASSFNGDISNWDVSNVNNMSYMFAYASAFNQNLNDWDVSNVSNFEMMFRQATSFDQPLDEWDVSNASNFSHMFRESGFNQDLTTWITTAATNMSAMFFDNSSFNGDVSGFDMNGVTNTASMFSFADNFDQNLAGWDVSTITNMTEMFNNSGLSTTNYDNLLVGWAPQSVQSGVQFGASGTSFCHSSTERDNLINDHGWVFTDAGQECLPFITTWKTDNPGTSAANQITIPVKGGVIYNYDVDWGDGSSDTGVNGSITHTYASAGTYTVQISGDFPHIYFNFGGDKEKLLTIEQWGDIKWSSMEASFGGCTNLTSDATDAPNLSNVTSLERTFTSCSNFNGDVSNWDTSTITEMIRTFHGATIFNQDISDWNTSNVTIMQGMFQEAVIFNQDISGWDVSNLERANYMFYKATSFNQDLSGWNMSKAININSMFHEASSFNQDISGWNVSNAVRMDEMFHDASAFNQDLSSWDISSVTHMPNMFDDSGLSQINYDKILQGWAAQTVQPNVTLGALNVDYCLGSTARNTLLAGPNNWTINDGNENCVVNIPDANFKAALLANGSINTDGDPTEISYQEAEVINNLQLAGLNISDLTGIEAFTALNVLAANNNNLTSIDLTNNESLDYLSLSGNDLTEIDLSNNPTLIEVILSNNQLTEIDLGNNGQITTLWVDQNDITSIDLSNNLLLEDLRLDRNPNLSGLNISVNDQLTVLHAYSCNISNLNVSNNTLLEGLFIYGNPITAINLSGLTNLDDLRVGGLSISTLDLSDNPNLRFLRASGMGLTSLTLEGSSLVQLFVQNNNLSGALDLSMFPNLTTVRIEQNDFNELDLRNGNNVSISNFNTTSNPNLTCISVDDVAFAEANFTNIDAQTEFSTNCNAVHIPDTNFKTALLANTSINTIDDGEITFDEAEAFTGTINVANGSISDLTGIEAFINITRLFCSQNQLTALDISQNTALTVLSIRDNQISSLNLSNNVALVEVDLTSNQLTSLDVTNCPALVDLGFDNNQLTSIDLSNNASLAYLFCENNQLTELDVSNNTSLIELFCLGNEITSLDLSQHADLQYFDCNDNQLTELNIANGNNIDIQSFDATNNPNLTCITVDDVAYAEANFTDVDEAANFSTNCSNTTNDILTFSFTEQAIDAIIDDINHTVVIDVVSGTDFTNLTPTFTVSAGASANPASGVAQDFSSDFVYTVTAENPTAIQEWTVTVREENTAPSDIALDNNTIDENNDIDAVVGTFSTTDVDASDTHTYALVAGTGDSDNASFDLSGSDLIALESFDFETKASYSIRVQTDDGRGGTFEKEFTISINDVEDRSEQTITFEPIESQFFEAGSVTLSASASSGLTVSFDIVSGPATVSGNVVSFTDLGTVVVSASQAGDAEFLPAVSVEQTFEVITVTGFEEAASALLVYPNPASDVLTVQTQQENVSLRLLNLNGSEVMEVRPNVSNDISQLDNGIYFLLISNSQGVITHKIIKQ; the protein is encoded by the coding sequence ATGAACAAGTTTACACACACTTTATTTATGCTATTGGTAACATATGGACTGGCTCAAAGTCAGGCCTTTGTAACCACCTGGAAGACGGACAATCCCGGTTCTTCTAATGATAATCAGATAACCATTCCCACCACTGGCACTGGTTATAACTACACTGTGAATTGGGGTGATGGCTCCAGTGATGCGGGTGTTACAGGCAATATAACTCATACTTATACTTCACCGGGTATTTACACTCTTTCAATCTCGGGTGACTTTCCTAGAATATATTTTAATGATTCCGGAGATAAAGACAAAATCTTGACCATTGAGCAGTGGGGGGCTATTGAATGGACCAGTATGATGAATGCATTTTTTGGATGCTCGAATGTAACTAGTAATGCGTCTGATGCTCCTAACTTAACAAATGTATCAACCATCCAAGGCATGTTCTCAAAAGCTTCATCATTCAATGGCGACCTTAATAATTGGGATGTGAGCAACGTTTCCATAATGTACGCAACGTTTTTCCGTGCGAGCAGCTTTAATGGAGATATTTCCAATTGGGATGTAAGCAACGTTAATAATATGTCTTACATGTTTGCATACGCAAGTGCTTTTAATCAAAATTTAAATGATTGGGATGTTTCGAATGTATCAAATTTCGAAATGATGTTCAGACAAGCAACATCCTTCGACCAACCACTTGATGAATGGGATGTATCTAATGCCTCAAACTTCTCTCACATGTTTAGAGAAAGTGGTTTTAATCAAGACTTAACAACATGGATCACAACAGCCGCAACTAATATGTCTGCAATGTTCTTTGATAATAGCTCTTTTAATGGTGATGTATCAGGGTTTGATATGAATGGAGTAACAAACACTGCTTCCATGTTTTCATTTGCAGATAATTTCGATCAGAATTTAGCAGGTTGGGATGTGTCTACCATAACCAACATGACTGAAATGTTTAATAACTCTGGTTTATCAACCACCAACTATGATAATCTTTTAGTCGGATGGGCACCCCAGTCAGTTCAGTCTGGTGTTCAATTTGGAGCAAGTGGCACTAGTTTTTGTCATTCAAGCACGGAGCGAGATAATCTCATCAACGATCATGGATGGGTATTTACAGATGCAGGGCAAGAATGTCTACCCTTTATAACTACATGGAAAACCGATAATCCAGGTACATCTGCTGCTAACCAAATTACGATTCCTGTAAAAGGTGGTGTAATCTATAATTATGATGTGGACTGGGGAGATGGAAGCAGTGACACTGGAGTTAATGGCAGCATTACTCATACCTATGCCAGTGCCGGTACATACACCGTTCAGATTTCTGGGGATTTTCCTCACATCTATTTCAACTTTGGTGGAGATAAAGAAAAACTTCTAACGATAGAGCAATGGGGTGATATTAAATGGTCTTCCATGGAAGCTTCCTTTGGAGGCTGCACTAACCTTACAAGTGATGCAACAGATGCTCCAAATTTGTCAAACGTTACCTCCTTAGAACGAACCTTTACCAGCTGTTCAAATTTCAATGGAGATGTTAGTAATTGGGACACTTCTACCATCACTGAAATGATCAGAACATTCCATGGTGCCACCATCTTTAATCAAGACATTTCTGACTGGAACACTTCGAATGTCACTATTATGCAAGGTATGTTCCAAGAAGCCGTCATATTTAATCAGGATATATCTGGTTGGGATGTAAGTAATCTTGAACGTGCGAATTATATGTTTTACAAAGCAACCTCATTTAATCAAGACTTATCTGGTTGGAACATGAGCAAAGCCATTAATATAAATAGTATGTTTCATGAAGCTTCTTCTTTCAATCAGGACATAAGCGGATGGAACGTAAGTAATGCTGTACGAATGGATGAAATGTTTCATGATGCTTCCGCCTTTAATCAGGATTTGAGTAGTTGGGATATCAGCAGTGTAACACATATGCCAAACATGTTTGATGACAGCGGACTTTCTCAAATCAACTATGATAAAATTCTTCAGGGTTGGGCAGCTCAAACAGTACAACCCAATGTAACTTTAGGAGCACTCAATGTAGATTACTGCTTGGGCTCAACAGCACGAAACACTCTACTTGCAGGACCAAACAACTGGACAATCAATGACGGTAATGAAAATTGTGTCGTCAACATACCTGATGCCAATTTTAAAGCAGCCCTTTTAGCAAACGGATCAATCAACACAGATGGTGATCCTACTGAGATTAGTTATCAGGAGGCAGAGGTTATCAATAACCTACAATTAGCAGGTCTGAACATATCGGATTTAACTGGTATAGAAGCATTCACAGCACTTAATGTATTAGCTGCTAACAACAACAATCTCACTTCAATTGATCTAACTAATAATGAGTCCTTGGATTATCTCTCTTTAAGCGGAAATGATTTGACAGAGATAGACTTGAGCAATAACCCTACTCTTATCGAGGTAATACTAAGTAATAATCAACTTACAGAAATTGATCTGGGTAATAATGGGCAAATAACTACACTTTGGGTCGATCAAAATGATATAACTAGCATTGATTTATCCAACAATCTATTACTTGAAGATTTAAGGTTGGATAGAAACCCCAATCTTTCAGGGCTTAACATATCTGTTAATGATCAATTGACTGTCTTGCATGCATACAGTTGCAATATTTCAAATCTGAATGTATCCAATAACACATTACTCGAAGGCCTTTTTATCTACGGCAATCCAATTACAGCAATCAATTTATCAGGCCTTACCAACCTGGACGATCTAAGGGTTGGCGGGCTAAGTATATCAACGCTCGACCTATCTGATAATCCGAATCTTCGATTTTTGAGAGCTTCTGGTATGGGATTAACGTCTTTAACCTTAGAAGGCTCAAGTTTAGTTCAATTGTTTGTTCAGAATAATAACCTGTCCGGTGCCCTCGACTTAAGTATGTTTCCAAACTTGACAACTGTAAGAATTGAGCAGAATGATTTTAATGAATTGGACTTAAGAAATGGCAATAATGTTTCTATATCTAACTTTAACACTACAAGCAATCCAAATTTGACTTGCATTTCTGTTGATGATGTGGCTTTTGCTGAAGCGAATTTCACAAATATTGATGCACAAACTGAATTCAGTACAAACTGCAACGCTGTTCATATACCTGACACTAATTTCAAAACAGCTCTATTAGCCAATACAAGCATCAATACTATTGATGATGGTGAAATAACATTTGATGAGGCAGAGGCATTTACAGGCACTATTAATGTAGCAAATGGGTCTATTTCAGACTTGACTGGCATAGAGGCTTTTATTAACATAACCAGATTATTCTGTTCTCAAAATCAACTAACTGCTTTAGATATTAGCCAAAATACAGCATTAACGGTATTGAGTATCAGAGATAACCAAATCAGTTCTTTAAATTTAAGTAACAATGTTGCCTTAGTAGAAGTTGATCTTACTTCTAACCAACTTACGTCCTTGGATGTAACTAATTGTCCCGCTTTAGTGGATTTGGGTTTTGACAACAATCAACTTACATCAATTGATTTGAGTAATAATGCCTCATTAGCATACTTATTTTGCGAAAATAATCAACTTACTGAATTAGATGTGAGCAATAATACCAGTTTGATTGAACTGTTTTGCTTAGGTAATGAAATCACCTCTTTAGATTTAAGTCAACATGCGGATTTACAATATTTCGATTGTAATGACAATCAACTCACTGAGCTAAATATTGCCAATGGTAATAATATAGATATTCAAAGTTTTGATGCAACAAATAACCCTAACCTTACCTGCATAACTGTGGACGATGTGGCCTATGCAGAAGCCAACTTCACAGATGTAGATGAGGCGGCCAACTTCAGCACCAATTGTAGTAATACTACCAATGACATCTTAACCTTCAGCTTTACTGAACAGGCTATCGATGCGATAATTGACGATATAAATCATACAGTGGTTATTGATGTAGTATCAGGTACTGATTTTACTAACCTCACTCCTACGTTTACAGTTTCTGCTGGCGCATCAGCTAATCCAGCATCGGGCGTAGCTCAGGATTTTAGCAGTGATTTTGTTTATACAGTTACCGCTGAGAATCCGACAGCTATTCAGGAATGGACAGTGACTGTAAGGGAAGAAAACACGGCTCCTTCTGATATTGCATTGGATAACAATACGATAGATGAAAACAATGACATTGATGCAGTGGTTGGCACTTTCAGCACAACTGATGTTGATGCTTCTGATACACATACATATGCATTGGTGGCAGGAACAGGAGACTCAGACAATGCCTCTTTTGATCTATCGGGCAGTGATTTAATTGCTTTAGAATCATTTGATTTCGAAACAAAAGCATCTTATTCTATCAGAGTTCAAACAGATGATGGCCGCGGTGGTACTTTTGAAAAGGAGTTTACTATTTCAATTAATGATGTTGAAGATAGAAGCGAACAAACTATCACCTTCGAACCCATTGAAAGTCAATTCTTCGAAGCTGGTTCTGTTACACTTTCGGCTAGTGCATCCTCTGGTTTAACAGTGAGTTTTGATATTGTAAGTGGACCTGCAACGGTGAGCGGTAATGTGGTTTCGTTTACCGATTTAGGAACAGTGGTAGTGAGTGCCAGTCAGGCTGGTGATGCAGAATTTCTTCCTGCAGTTTCAGTAGAACAAACTTTTGAAGTAATCACTGTAACTGGCTTTGAGGAAGCAGCCTCTGCCCTACTTGTTTACCCGAACCCTGCTTCAGATGTGTTAACGGTACAAACACAACAGGAGAATGTTTCTCTTCGGTTATTAAACCTAAATGGATCGGAGGTGATGGAAGTAAGACCAAATGTAAGCAATGACATTTCTCAATTAGATAATGGAATCTACTTCTTACTTATTTCAAATTCTCAGGGTGTAATAACTCATAAAATTATTAAACAATAA
- a CDS encoding T9SS type A sorting domain-containing protein encodes MKKITHTNLLVTYMMRGLARNHIFHEGIFNKLFTKRIILSLLTALLCMSSVLAQNVNIPDANFKAYLVGNTAINTNGDTEIQVSEASAFTGLIDCNFLNISDLTGIEAFTSLTSLSCYSNQLTSLDVSNNTELTFLLCYNNQLTALDVSNNTKLTWLNAGNNQISTFDVSSNSDLEYLYVNTNPITSLDISNNTSLISLICNNNQLSTLDVSNQPNLSVLHCFSNELTSLDVSNNTSLTQLRCYNNQLTSLDVSNNLDLTQLFCQNNELTTLDVSQHASLVDLRCGNNLLTEMDVSQNSSLTNLYCENNQLESLNVANGNNLNFTDFRAQNNPNLTCIQVDDAAYSTTNWTDIDAGADFSEDCSAAWCTIDIPDANFKSYLVGNTSINTNGDGEIQCDEASSFSGSIIVSFQSITDLTGIEAFTALNMLACENNQLTSLNVSQNANLTFLSCGSNQLTSLNVSQNANLTFLSCGSNQLTSLDITQNTALESLDVSFNQFTSLDVSHNTGLTYLRSRNNQLTTLDVSQNTDLIELYCNNNQLTQLNIANGNNTNFVNFYATNNPNLTCIQVDDASYSSSNWPEKDSWASYSEDCTSVLCMIDIPDANFKAYLVGNISINTNGDSEIQCSEAEAFTGTINVANGSISDLTGIEAFINITRLFCSQNQLTALDISQNTALTLLSIRDNQISSLNLSNNVALEEVDLTSNQLTSLDVTNCPALVDLGFDNNQLTSIDLSNNASLAYLFCENNQLTELDVSNNTSLIELFCLGNEITSLDLSQHADLQYFDCNDNQLTELNIANGNNVDIQSFDATNNPNLTCITVDDVAYAEANFTDVDEAANFSTNCNNTANDILTFSFTEQVIDAIIDTENHTVVIDVVSGTDFSNLTPTFTVSAGASVNPASGVAQDFSSAFVYTITAENPTAIQEWTVTVREENTAPSDIALDNNTIDENNDIDAVIGTFSTTDVDASDTHTYSLVVGSGDTDNASFDISGSDLIALESFDFETKSSYSIRVQTDDGRGGTFEKEFTISINDVEDRREQTITFEPIESQFFEAGSVTLSASSSSGLTVSFDIVSGAATVSGNVVTFTDLGTVVVSASQAGDSEFLPAVSVEQTFEVITVTGFEEAASVLLVYPNPASNLITVQTQRENITLSLLNIQGAEIMEVRPNVGNDISQLDNGIYFLRISDAQGVTTHKIIKK; translated from the coding sequence ATGAAAAAAATTACACACACAAATTTATTAGTGACATATATGATGAGAGGCCTAGCCCGTAATCATATATTTCATGAAGGTATTTTCAACAAACTTTTTACAAAGAGAATAATTCTCTCATTACTCACTGCCTTGCTATGCATGTCGAGTGTATTAGCACAGAATGTTAATATTCCTGATGCCAACTTTAAAGCTTATTTGGTAGGAAATACAGCTATCAATACTAATGGTGACACTGAAATTCAAGTGAGTGAAGCCAGTGCGTTTACCGGATTGATCGATTGTAACTTTTTGAACATTTCTGACCTAACAGGGATTGAGGCATTTACATCACTAACCAGCCTTAGCTGTTACTCCAACCAACTTACATCTTTGGATGTGAGTAATAATACGGAATTGACCTTTCTTCTCTGTTATAACAATCAACTTACTGCATTAGATGTTAGTAATAATACCAAACTAACTTGGTTAAATGCGGGAAATAATCAAATTTCTACTTTTGATGTTAGCTCCAATTCCGATTTAGAGTATTTGTACGTCAATACTAATCCTATTACTTCACTAGATATCAGTAATAATACATCTTTAATTTCCTTGATATGTAATAATAATCAACTTTCAACATTAGATGTGAGCAATCAGCCCAACTTAAGTGTGCTTCACTGCTTCAGCAATGAATTAACATCCTTGGATGTGAGCAACAACACATCCTTAACTCAACTGAGGTGCTATAACAACCAATTGACCTCATTGGATGTAAGCAACAATTTAGACCTAACTCAATTGTTTTGCCAGAACAATGAGCTTACTACTTTGGATGTATCACAACATGCCAGCTTAGTTGATTTACGATGTGGTAATAATTTGCTAACTGAAATGGATGTGAGCCAAAATTCAAGTTTAACTAATTTATATTGTGAGAATAATCAATTAGAAAGCCTAAATGTCGCCAATGGGAATAACTTAAATTTCACAGATTTCAGAGCCCAAAATAACCCTAACCTTACCTGCATACAGGTTGATGATGCCGCCTACAGTACTACTAACTGGACAGACATTGATGCGGGGGCTGACTTTAGTGAAGATTGCAGCGCTGCATGGTGCACGATTGATATCCCGGATGCAAATTTTAAATCTTATTTAGTCGGTAACACCTCGATTAATACTAATGGTGATGGCGAAATACAATGTGATGAGGCAAGTAGCTTCAGTGGGAGTATCATTGTATCATTCCAATCCATAACAGATCTTACAGGTATAGAGGCTTTTACTGCTTTAAATATGTTAGCTTGCGAAAATAACCAGCTTACTTCCCTAAACGTGAGCCAGAATGCAAACTTAACTTTTTTGAGCTGTGGAAGTAACCAACTTACTTCTCTAAACGTGAGCCAGAATGCAAACTTAACTTTTTTGAGCTGTGGAAGTAACCAACTTACTTCGCTGGATATAACTCAAAACACGGCATTAGAATCTCTGGATGTTTCTTTTAATCAGTTTACTTCTTTAGATGTGAGCCATAACACAGGATTAACTTACTTGAGGAGCCGCAATAACCAACTCACAACTTTGGATGTGAGTCAGAATACAGACTTAATCGAATTATATTGTAATAATAATCAACTTACCCAATTAAATATCGCCAATGGAAACAACACTAATTTCGTAAACTTTTATGCCACCAATAACCCCAACCTTACCTGCATACAAGTAGACGATGCTTCTTACAGCTCTTCCAACTGGCCAGAAAAAGATTCATGGGCAAGCTACAGTGAGGATTGTACTTCAGTATTGTGTATGATTGATATTCCGGATGCTAATTTTAAAGCTTATTTGGTAGGAAACATATCAATTAATACAAATGGGGATAGTGAAATACAGTGCAGTGAGGCAGAAGCTTTTACTGGAACTATAAATGTAGCAAATGGGTCTATTTCAGACTTGACTGGCATAGAGGCTTTTATTAACATAACCCGATTATTCTGTTCTCAAAATCAACTAACTGCTTTGGATATTAGTCAAAACACAGCATTAACGTTATTGAGTATCAGAGATAACCAAATCAGTTCTTTAAATTTAAGTAACAATGTTGCCTTAGAAGAAGTTGATCTTACCTCTAACCAACTTACGTCCTTGGATGTAACTAATTGTCCCGCTTTAGTGGATTTGGGTTTTGACAACAATCAACTTACATCAATTGATTTGAGTAATAATGCCTCATTAGCATACTTATTTTGCGAAAATAATCAACTTACTGAATTAGATGTGAGCAATAATACCAGTTTGATTGAACTGTTTTGCTTAGGTAATGAAATCACCTCTTTAGATTTGAGTCAACATGCGGATTTACAATATTTCGATTGTAATGACAATCAACTCACTGAGCTAAATATTGCCAATGGTAATAATGTAGACATTCAAAGTTTTGATGCAACTAATAACCCTAACCTTACCTGCATAACTGTGGACGATGTGGCCTATGCAGAAGCCAATTTCACAGATGTGGACGAGGCGGCCAACTTCAGCACCAACTGTAATAATACTGCCAATGACATCTTAACTTTCAGCTTTACAGAACAAGTTATAGATGCCATCATTGATACAGAGAATCATACGGTGGTTATTGATGTAGTATCAGGTACGGACTTTAGCAATCTTACTCCTACTTTCACCGTTTCTGCAGGTGCTTCGGTAAATCCGGCATCTGGTGTTGCTCAGGATTTTAGTAGTGCTTTTGTTTACACTATCACCGCTGAAAACCCAACCGCCATTCAGGAATGGACAGTGACTGTAAGGGAAGAAAACACGGCTCCTTCTGATATTGCATTGGATAACAATACGATAGATGAAAACAATGACATTGATGCAGTCATTGGCACTTTCAGCACAACTGATGTTGATGCTTCTGATACACATACCTATTCATTAGTAGTAGGATCAGGCGATACTGACAATGCCTCTTTCGATATTTCCGGCAGTGATTTAATCGCATTAGAATCTTTTGATTTTGAGACTAAATCAAGCTACTCAATCAGAGTACAAACGGATGATGGTCGTGGCGGTACTTTTGAAAAAGAGTTTACTATTTCAATTAATGATGTTGAAGACAGAAGGGAACAAACTATCACCTTCGAACCCATTGAAAGTCAATTTTTCGAAGCTGGTTCTGTTACACTTTCGGCTAGTTCCTCTTCTGGTTTAACAGTGAGTTTTGATATTGTAAGCGGAGCTGCAACGGTTAGTGGTAATGTAGTTACTTTCACAGATTTAGGAACGGTGGTAGTTAGTGCCAGTCAGGCTGGTGATTCAGAATTTCTTCCTGCAGTTTCAGTAGAACAAACTTTTGAAGTAATTACTGTAACTGGCTTTGAGGAAGCAGCCTCTGTCCTACTTGTTTACCCGAACCCTGCTTCTAATTTGATTACAGTTCAAACGCAACGAGAGAATATCACGCTCAGTTTACTGAATATTCAAGGAGCAGAAATTATGGAAGTTAGACCAAATGTGGGTAATGATATTTCTCAATTAGATAATGGAATCTACTTTCTGAGAATTTCTGATGCACAAGGCGTAACTACTCATAAAATCATTAAAAAATAA